A window of Chryseobacterium scophthalmum genomic DNA:
TTCGCAATTCGGTCCTCGATTAATCAGGAATTTCATGTATGTACGTTTAAATCAGGTGGTTTTAGGAACGTATATTTCAACCTATATTTATTGTCTTATTGTTTTAAATACAATAAAAGATACTGAAGATTACAAGTTTATTCCTTCCTTATCTATTCTGTTCGCAATTCTTTTTGCGGTAATGAATATTGTGCTGCTTATTATATTTATCCACCGTATTGCGATAAGTATTCAGGCAGATCACGTTATTTCTGAAATTTCTGCTTCCATCGGTAAAGAGGTGAAAAAATTATTTCCCGAAACGCTTGATGATGAGCCGGAAGAGGTTATTCTTCCTGATGTAGAAAAAGAAATAGCGATTTACGGAAAACAAATCTCGATTCCGGCAACTCAATATGGTTACATGCAATATATTGACATCGATACTTTATTAAAATTGGCAACAGAAAGTAAAGGTCTGATAAAACTCAATTACAGACCGGGAAATTATATTGTGAAAGGAATTGATTTGGGTACTTTATATTATGATGATATTGAAGATGATATTTTAGAAAAAATACAGAAGCAGTTTATATTAGGCAGCTCTAGAACATCAAGACAGGATATTGAACTGTCTATTCATCAGATGGTAGAAATTGCGATAAGAGCTCTGTCTCCGGGAGTAAATGATCCTTACACCGCTATTTCCTGCATAGATAATCTCACTGCCACATTATGTTATCTGTCGACAAAAAAATTTCCGCCAAGCTATCGGTTTGATGAGAAAGAAAATCTGCGTGTAATTACCAATGCTTATGATTTTGAGCTTGTTACCGATGTTGCTTTCAATCAAATCAGGCTGTATTCTTTCGGAAATACTGCCGTTGTTATTAAATTAATGGATGCTTTGGTTCTTATTCATAAAATGGTAAAAAAGCCAAAATATAAAGATGCTGCAAAGAAACATGCCAGAAAAGTATTGAATGTTGGTAAAGAATGTATAACCGATGAAGAAGATTTGAAGACTTTAAATATAAAAGCAAAAGAAATTCTGGGATAATCATTCTCCCTAAACTTTATCACGATCTGAATTTTGTTTACTAATTATGAATGAAACCTTCTGATTATACAAGGAGATTACTTTTAATTATTCATTTTTAATTTTTCATTAATTCTGTGTTTTTTCGGTGTGCTAAAGACATATATTAAAATCAGTATAAATACGTAACTATATATGTTTTACAATTTTTAATTTTGACAATAGTTATTTAACATAATAATATAAAGATAAAAGCCATTTAAAACTTTATTTAAAACAAATTTAAATTTTTATATTTTAAATATTTATGATTTATTATATTGTTATAATGAAAATAAAAGTATATTTGTTATTAATTGTTGATTGATATTTCATATTTGTTAATGATTGAAAAAAAACTAAAACCAACCGAAAACC
This region includes:
- a CDS encoding DUF2254 domain-containing protein translates to MKKLLFFWSELKSTFWFVPVIIIVGAIFFAILILSVDGNLALQNEGIRRFFFIGSSASARSVLSTISGAMIGVAGTVFSVTLVALTLASSQFGPRLIRNFMYVRLNQVVLGTYISTYIYCLIVLNTIKDTEDYKFIPSLSILFAILFAVMNIVLLIIFIHRIAISIQADHVISEISASIGKEVKKLFPETLDDEPEEVILPDVEKEIAIYGKQISIPATQYGYMQYIDIDTLLKLATESKGLIKLNYRPGNYIVKGIDLGTLYYDDIEDDILEKIQKQFILGSSRTSRQDIELSIHQMVEIAIRALSPGVNDPYTAISCIDNLTATLCYLSTKKFPPSYRFDEKENLRVITNAYDFELVTDVAFNQIRLYSFGNTAVVIKLMDALVLIHKMVKKPKYKDAAKKHARKVLNVGKECITDEEDLKTLNIKAKEILG